GGGCTAAAAAACGTGTTTGATTTCCAAGTAAATTAAACAAGCAAGCCCATGTAAAAGGGCAGGCCCGACGCTATATTCCCCTTTACTCAAGGAAACACAACTGATCTTCCACCCTGGTTAGCTAATATGGGGTGCTGCGCTTAAAAAAATCTCTCGCATTTACCCCCAAAATCAGATGAAATTTTTATCCTTTTCTATCTGCCGCTCATATGACCTAGTTAGAAAAATTATTTGAAGGTAGCAGTGAGAAACGACTCATCCCCGTTTATCACCTCCTTCATCGAATCGCTGGTATTGGGGTTGTGTCTCCCAAATGTGGCTTTCgatttgttcaatttttatcTGCAACTACAAATTTCAGttcttcatctttcttttttgtgaGTGTTAGCTTTATTTTGAAAGGTTCGCTACTCCCAAAAATCCACTGTCGTCGAGGTGTACTCTCGTGGAGTGGATGTCAGGAGTGACAGAAGATACCAAGATCTTCGCAAAATCGGCATCTGGGTTTTTCAATTGTGTAAGTTTCTGGTTTCTACATTTCAGGCCACCATGAAATTTGTTGGGATTTCTCTGCAGAATCTTGGAGAAAAGAAATGGAGTATCTTCCACTATGATGTATATTCAAACGCTTGTGGGGGTGCAGGCTCGTCATCCACTGCCATTGACGTGGCAGAGCCATGTTGTCTGGTGGCTGATGCACTAGTAGCATTTGGTGTTGTGGATGAGAGTGAATCAGTCAATGCTAATGCATCGGGTTCACTTGGACGAAGGCCTTTTAGCATAACAAAGCCTGAGGGATTTTCTAAAATTCACGATTCAGAAGATTTTCTAAAATATACTATGAAAATATTTACAAGGACAGTCTTGGTATTACGAAATAATTATGAGGACAAAGCAGTCATTTTATGTATTAAACCTGAATTTGCCAATGGATATCAAACACTGCGCAACCCATAAAAAAGGTTTTAACATGGCATATCAAACACAAGGCCCATTTACCAAAACTGGCGAAGTCATGTTACTTTAAGCTGAGTTTGTTTAAGTGGGCTTAACCCAACTTACTAATCAAACACAGCCTAACTATAAACCTTCTCCGTCCCTTTCTGGAATGGATACTTAGAGTATCCACGGTAGTTGAGTAAGGAGCTTACTTGATAAAAGGAGGAGACCATTATGAGTTAGGAGATCACAGTGGGATGACTCGTTCTCttactttattttttagtttcgatttttgtatttttcatttaacttTAACTGTACAAATTTAAATAGCAcgatttacttcaaatttaaattgcattaattttaaaatcctaaaaattatataaaaaaaattacataaatcttaagaattttaaaacatagcctaaaataactattccgacCCTAGAGATTCGAAACGTGCCTAAACGTGTTCGATCAAATCATGTTGGAGCTGAGCATGTAtctgcctatctcggagaattgcatctctttgcacatattcctcgaagcaAGGCGGGGTTTGTTcgagcactctccgtcgagtcactgctagacaCACCCCGTGCCTGCGTCATCATCTCTCCAGTTGGTAGCTCCTTCACCTTcgttctccacaatcatgttgtggagaatgatgcaagcCAACATGATGTCCTTAAGATGCTCGATGTACCAACTCTGCGCCGAACTTCAAATGACTCCTCATCGAGTTTAAAgcactccaaaggcacgtttGACATCCTTTCATgtcgattcttgcatcttcttgaacctcgcctcctttGGATTGGTcgccatcggtggactcttgacgaagcaactCTACTCCGGATATATGCCATCGtacaagtagtagcccatctggtagtaTTGCCGGTTGGCCTCAAAGATCACTGGCGCCGACGTTCCTTCTAAGACGTCGGAGAACAGAGGCGATTGGTTCAGAACATTGATGTCCTTGTTCGAGCCGGCGACATcgaagaaggcatgccaaatccacaaatcgtgggatgcaacggcctgcaagatcaaggtgggctccccttgatcaccgcgtgtatatgcgtcatgccacgcctttgggcaataatgcatacaatcaagactcctgAGCATCCCGGAAAATCCATATTATGACAACTTTGCAGAATTTCTTTAGGCATATACGCCCCGTTGTGTCAGCAACTTTGAGATACTCATCAAAAGTATCCGCACTAACGCCgatggctaattggcggatagccacCGTGCATTTATGCAAAGGCGTGAGAGAGTCCCGGCCCGCAGCATGATGACTCATTCGAAAGTAACCATCTTCACCTTGCACAAcatcgacgatgcgcaagaataGCTCCTTCTGCATCCGAAAACACCGTCCTAAAAATTGTGGCCCGTATATCGGATTGTCGTTGAAATAGTCTTTCATAAGACGTAGATGGGCAGCCTCACGATCACGAGAAACGTATGACCGGTGGTGAATAACACGTTCCGGCTTCGGTTGGGAGAACATTTGAGCAATCACTTATTTCTGCTTATTGATCTCATCGATGATTTCTTGCGCAACCCCGTCGGATGAAGACGACGAAGTATCATCGAACCATTTGGCCATTTTTGGAGGAGGAGAAAGAATTGTAGTAGAGAAATAGAGAAAGATTGAAGGAGAAAATGAATTGGAGGTGCGAATGAATTAATTAGAGAGGTGAGGGGTATTTATAGGAAGGGAAAAAAAGGGGATAAACGGCTATATAGTcgttgaaattaaaaaaaaagaaaaaaaaaagtttcggCTAAATAGCcgttgaaatttaaaattcaattttttattttttttaatatggcGCGTGTAAACACGTGGTTGATTCAAACACCATCAAGACATACTCGAAATTTCGAGTAGGACTCGAGTAGGGCGGGGATGATTGATgagtagtgatgattgatgagtgaatcactaatcaaattaacattcttaagttataattataagtttcttactaagaatcttgaattcttagtaataatcttagattagtaataatcaatgtttaaattttcacttgtatttcaatatatatttgattttaatgtttttgtatttttatctttgatcaatttattagatgataaatgaaaaaaaaaatgaaaaaaaaataa
The genomic region above belongs to Salvia miltiorrhiza cultivar Shanhuang (shh) chromosome 5, IMPLAD_Smil_shh, whole genome shotgun sequence and contains:
- the LOC131025717 gene encoding uncharacterized protein LOC131025717 — protein: MFSQPKPERVIHHRSYVSRDREAAHLRLMKDYFNDNPIYGPQFLGRCFRMQKELFLRIVDVVQGEDGYFRMSHHAAGRDSLTPLHKCTVAIRQLAIGVSADTFDEYLKVADTTGRICLKKFCKVVIIWIFRDAQES